One part of the Rutidosis leptorrhynchoides isolate AG116_Rl617_1_P2 chromosome 1, CSIRO_AGI_Rlap_v1, whole genome shotgun sequence genome encodes these proteins:
- the LOC139841221 gene encoding uncharacterized protein, which produces MLNNQKAWDLCHPNAENVFKALKEAGLKLAIVSNFDTRLTPLLRALKCDHWFDALDVSSELLGVEPEGAVHVGDDRRNDIWGIRDAGCDAWLWGSDVHSFKEDEARHFQSATPGNNCDLYR; this is translated from the exons ATGCTTAACAACCAG AAGGCATGGGATCTATGTCATCCAAATGCCGAGAACGTGTTCAAGGCTCTAAAAGAAGCTGGTTTAAAACTTGCAATTGTCTCAAATTTTGACACACGCTTAACACCTCTGTTGCGTGCTTTAAAATGTGATCATTGGTTTGATGCTTTGGATGTTTCATCTGAA CTATTAGGTGTAGAACCTGAGGGTGCGGTTCATGTAGGTGATGATCGTAGAAACGATATATGGGGGATCCGAGATGCAGGTTGTGATGCTTGGCTATGGGGCAGTGACGTTCATTCTTTCAAAGAG GATGAAGCCCGACACTTTCAATCTGCAACACCGGGGAACAACTGTGACCTCTACAGGTAG